The Candidatus Eisenbacteria bacterium genome includes a window with the following:
- the mscL gene encoding large-conductance mechanosensitive channel protein MscL — MGMMKEFKAFAMRGNVVDMAVGIVIGAAFGKIVSSVVADVIMPPIGLLLGGVDFSNLAITLKAAVGESPAVLLSYGKFIQTILDFVIIAFAIFMVIKAMNSMKKKEEAAPAAPPAPSKEETLLTEIRDLLKR, encoded by the coding sequence ATGGGGATGATGAAAGAGTTCAAGGCGTTCGCCATGCGCGGCAACGTGGTCGACATGGCGGTCGGTATCGTGATCGGCGCGGCTTTCGGTAAGATCGTTTCCTCGGTCGTCGCCGACGTGATCATGCCCCCCATCGGTCTTTTGCTGGGCGGGGTCGACTTTTCGAATCTCGCGATCACCTTGAAGGCGGCGGTCGGAGAAAGCCCCGCCGTTCTGCTGAGCTACGGCAAGTTCATCCAGACCATCCTGGACTTCGTGATCATCGCCTTCGCGATCTTCATGGTGATCAAGGCGATGAACTCGATGAAGAAGAAGGAAGAGGCGGCGCCGGCGGCTCCGCCCGCCCCTTCCAAGGAAGAGACGCTTCTGACGGAGATCCGCGATCTGCTGAAGCGGTAA
- a CDS encoding GNAT family N-acetyltransferase, with the protein MKGSWQEDPAFFNDLFDLLDRIFPGVRGGAEDIRRYGVSWESVSTPFVLYRGGRVVSHVGVIGLPLILGGRPARVGSVHAVATDPDHRRKGYYRALMEEAIEDSAGRFDTLILTTENPEYYEPFGFRRIGEHRFVTVRRSRGREGALRVLDLGDAADIALLHRLLETREPVSRILGVVNEKTVFLFNEGHRSLHYAEDLDAVLCVEREGTRLRLYDVVAPELPGLDAILESIPGPVEETVFFFTPDRLTREARAEPRLFQYGGPSYLMARGPFAAEGIPFALPRSVRT; encoded by the coding sequence ATGAAGGGTTCGTGGCAGGAAGACCCCGCGTTTTTCAACGATCTTTTCGATTTGCTGGATCGGATCTTCCCGGGCGTTCGCGGCGGGGCGGAGGATATCCGGCGATACGGCGTTTCCTGGGAATCGGTGTCCACCCCCTTCGTCCTCTATAGGGGAGGGCGTGTCGTCTCCCACGTCGGCGTGATCGGGCTGCCGTTGATCTTGGGAGGGCGCCCCGCGCGGGTCGGTTCGGTTCACGCCGTCGCCACCGATCCGGACCACAGGCGCAAGGGCTACTACCGCGCGCTCATGGAGGAGGCGATCGAGGATTCCGCGGGCCGCTTCGACACGCTGATTCTGACGACCGAGAACCCGGAGTACTACGAGCCCTTCGGTTTCCGGCGCATCGGGGAGCATCGCTTCGTCACGGTCCGGCGTTCGCGGGGGCGCGAGGGCGCGCTCCGCGTTCTCGACCTCGGCGACGCCGCCGATATCGCCCTGCTCCATCGCCTGCTCGAAACGCGGGAACCGGTGTCGCGGATTCTCGGCGTGGTGAATGAGAAGACGGTGTTCCTCTTCAACGAAGGGCACAGGTCGCTCCATTACGCCGAGGATCTGGACGCGGTCCTCTGCGTGGAGAGAGAGGGGACGCGGCTCCGGCTCTACGACGTGGTCGCGCCGGAGTTGCCCGGTTTGGACGCGATTCTCGAAAGTATTCCCGGCCCGGTCGAGGAGACGGTCTTTTTCTTCACGCCGGACCGATTGACCCGCGAAGCACGGGCCGAACCCCGGCTCTTCCAATACGGCGGGCCCTCCTATCTGATGGCGCGCGGACCGTTCGCGGCCGAAGGGATTCCCTTCGCGCTCCCCCGTTCCGTCCGCACCTGA
- a CDS encoding CGGC domain-containing protein yields the protein MAGKTKIGIIICDRYRRCAGGKCFRAMRNREGAFDIYKESEIELVGYTTCDGCPGGNIEYAGDEMVRNGAEVVHLATGLVVGYPPCPYIDTFKDFLEKRYGVRVVVGTHPIPKKYLDMHARLGTWKDDAWKPVLVPTMSDEETRESYD from the coding sequence ATGGCCGGGAAGACGAAAATCGGAATCATCATCTGCGACCGTTACCGCCGCTGCGCGGGGGGGAAGTGCTTCCGGGCGATGCGGAACCGGGAGGGCGCCTTCGACATCTATAAGGAATCGGAGATCGAGCTGGTCGGATACACGACGTGCGACGGCTGCCCCGGCGGCAACATCGAGTACGCCGGCGACGAGATGGTAAGGAACGGCGCCGAGGTCGTCCATCTGGCGACCGGCCTCGTCGTCGGCTATCCGCCCTGCCCCTACATCGACACGTTCAAGGACTTTCTCGAAAAACGGTACGGAGTCCGGGTGGTCGTCGGCACCCATCCGATCCCTAAAAAGTACCTGGACATGCACGCCCGCCTGGGAACCTGGAAGGATGACGCCTGGAAACCCGTCCTCGTGCCGACCATGAGTGACGAGGAGACACGCGAGAGTTATGACTGA
- a CDS encoding DUF4405 domain-containing protein has product MRKNDWNFLVDAAALAALLLLLSTGILIRYVLPAGSGHFLALWGMDRHEWGTVHFWIAVVFLALMAIHLVLHWSWIACMIRWRPAEGAAPTARREPRVVAALLVLFLIALLALAPFFGRVDETERGGGRGREGHEISR; this is encoded by the coding sequence ATGCGTAAAAACGATTGGAACTTTCTTGTCGACGCGGCGGCCCTCGCCGCGCTGCTTCTTCTGCTCTCCACGGGGATTCTGATCCGCTACGTCCTCCCGGCCGGATCAGGGCATTTCCTCGCCCTATGGGGAATGGACCGGCACGAGTGGGGAACCGTACACTTTTGGATCGCCGTTGTTTTTCTCGCTCTCATGGCGATCCATCTGGTCCTGCACTGGTCGTGGATCGCCTGCATGATTCGGTGGCGTCCGGCGGAGGGAGCCGCTCCGACGGCGAGGCGCGAGCCGCGGGTCGTCGCCGCGCTCCTCGTTCTTTTTCTGATCGCTCTTCTCGCGCTCGCCCCCTTCTTCGGGCGGGTCGATGAGACCGAGCGCGGAGGCGGCCGGGGCCGCGAGGGGCACGAGATTTCGAGATGA
- the kbl gene encoding glycine C-acetyltransferase, with product MAYTAEVKERFAKTLHEVEAAGLYKDERYICSEQGVEIEVEYPRGTKPMKVLNFCANNYLGLSSHPDVVTAAHEGLRERGYGMSSVRFICGTQDIHNDLEKRIAAFLGKEDAILFASCFDANAALFEVLFDENDVIINDRLIHASLIDGIRLCSAQRDSFKNADMKHLEKKLKMWKERARSMVVVTDGVFSMDGILAPLDELCDLADKYGAMVLVDDSHASGFIGKTGRGTPEHFGVMDRVDIITSTLGKALGGASGGLVAGPREITEMLRNRGRPYLFSNAVPPPIITAAIRVIDLISKTTELRDKLEWNAKYFRDKMEAAGFDLVPGETPIVPVMLGDAKLANDVSRDMLHEGVYVVGFSHPVVPMGKARIRVQLSAAHTKEHIDKAVDAFIKVGRKHGVIQ from the coding sequence ATGGCGTACACGGCCGAAGTGAAGGAGCGCTTCGCCAAGACCCTCCATGAGGTCGAGGCGGCGGGACTCTACAAGGACGAGCGTTACATCTGCAGCGAGCAGGGGGTGGAGATCGAGGTCGAATACCCCCGCGGCACGAAGCCGATGAAGGTGCTGAACTTCTGCGCGAACAACTACTTGGGGTTGTCGAGCCACCCGGACGTGGTCACCGCCGCCCACGAGGGGCTCCGCGAACGCGGCTACGGGATGAGCAGCGTCCGTTTTATCTGCGGCACGCAGGACATCCACAACGACCTGGAGAAGAGAATCGCCGCGTTTCTCGGTAAGGAGGACGCGATTCTTTTCGCGAGTTGCTTCGACGCGAACGCGGCGCTCTTCGAGGTGCTTTTCGACGAGAACGACGTGATCATCAACGATCGGCTCATCCACGCGAGCCTGATCGACGGGATACGTCTCTGCTCCGCCCAGCGGGATAGCTTCAAGAACGCGGACATGAAGCATCTCGAGAAGAAGCTGAAGATGTGGAAGGAGCGGGCGCGCTCGATGGTCGTCGTGACCGACGGCGTCTTCAGCATGGACGGGATCCTGGCGCCGTTGGACGAGCTGTGCGATTTGGCGGACAAGTACGGCGCCATGGTGTTGGTGGACGACAGCCACGCCAGCGGCTTCATCGGAAAGACGGGGCGTGGGACGCCGGAGCATTTCGGTGTGATGGACCGAGTGGACATCATTACTTCCACGCTCGGGAAGGCGCTCGGCGGCGCGAGCGGCGGGTTGGTGGCCGGGCCGCGGGAGATCACGGAGATGCTTCGGAACCGCGGGCGGCCCTATCTTTTCTCGAACGCCGTGCCGCCTCCGATCATCACCGCCGCGATCCGCGTGATCGACCTGATCAGCAAGACGACGGAGCTCAGGGACAAGCTGGAGTGGAACGCCAAGTATTTTCGGGACAAGATGGAGGCGGCCGGTTTCGATCTCGTGCCGGGCGAGACGCCGATCGTGCCGGTCATGCTCGGCGACGCGAAGCTCGCCAACGACGTCTCCCGCGACATGCTGCACGAGGGGGTGTACGTGGTCGGCTTCAGCCATCCGGTGGTCCCGATGGGGAAGGCTCGGATCCGGGTGCAGCTCTCGGCGGCGCACACGAAGGAGCACATCGATAAAGCGGTGGACGCCTTCATCAAGGTGGGGCGGAAGCACGGGGTGATTCAGTAG
- a CDS encoding acyl carrier protein, protein MGDEMREKIIEYIRDEYLEDESMEIKVDTPLISSGIVDSFSMVSLKMYLEEEYGIKMTDEEASTEAFDTVGSILALVKKKLAE, encoded by the coding sequence ATGGGCGACGAGATGCGGGAAAAGATCATCGAGTACATCCGGGACGAGTACCTGGAGGACGAGAGCATGGAGATCAAGGTGGACACGCCTCTCATCTCCAGCGGGATCGTCGACTCCTTCAGCATGGTCTCGCTCAAGATGTACCTCGAGGAAGAATACGGCATCAAGATGACCGACGAAGAGGCGAGCACCGAGGCCTTTGACACCGTCGGCAGCATTCTGGCGCTTGTGAAGAAGAAACTGGCGGAATAG
- the acsA gene encoding acetate--CoA ligase: MSDFKALPGNIGDHEERRAGFTWADARKELGFPEGGPYNIGWYCSDRICEMGKGDKVALIWEAVDGTIKKFTYNDLRVYSNAYAKFLTGLGLKPGDRVAVFLERVPELYIGMIGGLKAGLVMQPLFSAFGEEALEKRIMNAETAAILTNRKLTFRTRKVRPRCPSLRHVIISEPGDLELQEGEHAFGLAAAEPVESFDVYPADEETPSLLHYTSGTTGQPKGAVHVHGSLPAQALTTKWVLDLREDDVYWCTADPGWVTGTSYGIIGPWALGATQLVLECGFIIDRWYKAIQDQKVSVWYSAPTAIRLLMKEGEEKVKKYDLSSLRYLASVGEPLNPEAVVWSEKVYGLPFHDTWWQTETGSIQVTNVPGMEIRPGSMGKPFPGVTATVLSHEFQEIEEADQQGLLALRPPWPSMFRTYWRNESAYKSKFKNGWYITGDRARIDADGYFWFMGRDDDVINTGGHLVGPFEIESALLEHPAVAESAAIGKPDPVNMEVVKAFVALKPGHDPNRKLEMDIMNFIRKRLSPLAMPQEIEFRDKLPKTRSGKIMRRMLRAEERGEEIGDTSTLDDDN, translated from the coding sequence ATGAGCGATTTCAAAGCCTTGCCGGGCAATATCGGCGACCATGAGGAGCGCCGCGCCGGGTTCACCTGGGCGGACGCGCGGAAGGAACTCGGCTTTCCGGAGGGCGGACCGTACAACATCGGCTGGTACTGCTCCGACCGGATCTGCGAGATGGGGAAAGGGGACAAGGTCGCTCTGATCTGGGAGGCGGTGGACGGCACGATCAAAAAGTTCACCTACAACGACCTCCGCGTCTACTCCAATGCCTACGCGAAGTTCCTCACCGGGCTCGGGCTGAAGCCCGGGGACCGGGTGGCGGTCTTTCTCGAACGGGTTCCGGAGCTTTACATCGGCATGATCGGCGGCCTGAAGGCGGGTCTGGTCATGCAACCCCTTTTCAGCGCTTTCGGCGAGGAGGCGCTCGAGAAGAGGATCATGAACGCCGAAACCGCGGCGATCCTCACCAACCGAAAGCTCACCTTCCGCACCCGTAAGGTGCGACCCCGCTGCCCTTCGCTCCGGCACGTGATCATCAGCGAGCCGGGCGATCTGGAACTGCAGGAGGGGGAGCACGCCTTCGGCCTCGCCGCCGCCGAGCCGGTGGAGAGTTTCGACGTCTATCCCGCCGACGAGGAGACGCCGTCGCTTCTGCATTACACCAGCGGCACCACCGGCCAACCGAAGGGGGCGGTCCACGTGCACGGTTCGCTTCCGGCGCAGGCGCTGACCACCAAGTGGGTGCTCGACCTCAGGGAAGACGACGTCTATTGGTGCACCGCCGACCCGGGTTGGGTGACCGGCACAAGCTACGGCATCATCGGCCCCTGGGCGCTCGGCGCGACCCAACTCGTCCTCGAGTGCGGCTTCATCATCGATCGTTGGTATAAAGCGATTCAGGACCAGAAGGTCTCGGTCTGGTACAGCGCCCCGACGGCGATCCGTCTCCTCATGAAGGAGGGGGAGGAGAAGGTCAAGAAGTACGATCTCTCCAGCCTCCGGTACCTCGCCAGCGTCGGCGAACCCTTGAACCCCGAAGCGGTCGTCTGGAGCGAAAAGGTTTACGGCCTCCCCTTCCATGACACCTGGTGGCAGACCGAGACCGGATCGATCCAGGTGACCAACGTGCCGGGGATGGAGATTCGTCCCGGCTCGATGGGGAAACCCTTCCCGGGCGTCACCGCGACCGTTCTCTCTCACGAGTTTCAAGAGATCGAGGAGGCGGACCAGCAGGGGCTTCTCGCGCTCCGGCCCCCCTGGCCCTCCATGTTCCGCACGTACTGGAGGAATGAGAGCGCCTACAAGAGCAAGTTCAAAAACGGTTGGTACATCACCGGCGACCGGGCCCGGATCGACGCGGACGGCTATTTCTGGTTCATGGGCCGCGACGACGACGTGATCAACACCGGCGGACATTTGGTCGGCCCCTTCGAGATCGAGAGCGCCCTTCTCGAGCATCCCGCCGTCGCCGAGAGCGCGGCGATCGGCAAGCCGGACCCGGTCAATATGGAGGTGGTGAAGGCCTTCGTGGCGCTGAAGCCGGGGCACGACCCGAACCGGAAACTCGAGATGGACATCATGAACTTCATCCGTAAACGGCTTTCGCCGCTGGCGATGCCCCAGGAGATCGAGTTCCGGGACAAGCTGCCGAAGACGCGTTCCGGTAAAATCATGCGGCGGATGCTGCGCGCGGAGGAGCGGGGCGAGGAGATCGGCGACACCTCGACTCTGGACGACGACAACTAG
- a CDS encoding cupin domain-containing protein yields MKIRPLSGIDKVVPEGTDGVTMQVGIGKAEGAPRFAMRYFVVRPGSATPKHTHWWEHEVFVAGGKGEVHHGDKAYPIAAGDMVYVEPDELHQFRNTGGEPLEFVCVVPHPE; encoded by the coding sequence ATGAAGATCCGTCCGCTCAGCGGGATAGACAAAGTGGTTCCCGAGGGGACCGATGGGGTCACCATGCAGGTCGGGATCGGAAAGGCGGAGGGGGCGCCGCGCTTCGCGATGCGCTATTTCGTCGTCCGGCCGGGAAGCGCCACGCCCAAACACACGCACTGGTGGGAACACGAGGTGTTCGTCGCCGGCGGTAAAGGGGAGGTGCACCACGGCGACAAGGCCTACCCGATCGCCGCGGGGGACATGGTTTACGTCGAGCCGGACGAACTCCACCAGTTCCGGAACACGGGCGGCGAGCCGCTCGAGTTCGTCTGCGTCGTGCCGCACCCGGAGTAG